ATGACATCAACCTGCTTTTTGTTGGAGTATATGACTTGtgcaataatttaaaataaagcaaacaaatgttgtgtgtttttcacataacACCAGTCGTCATCACTGCCCAATGCCCAGGTGTTGCTAAgcctatttgtttgtttaatatAATGTCTTGATTATAATGTTatgatttgtatttattttattttttactttttattatttggtactttgtttgttgtctgtttgtatgtcttggtgtaaTGGGTACGCTGGTGATtatgccgctccgtctggcatcttttgtcttgtgtcagtcttgtatgtggagcgctttgtgtTGCACAtgaaaaatgtgctatataaataaatacttaCTTATTCATTCTTCATGGGTTTGTTGATTGTTGGGATGCAAAAACATTTGCTGAAGCATATAGGCAGTAAGTGCAGCGATCTATATGTTTACAAGATGTGCTGATTGTCAGTGGGTCAGCTTGGATTTCTTCTATCTACTGTGTATCGCTGAGTACTCACCAAAAATGGCGTTCTCTGCTGTTTGTCAGTAACCCCTCATACACAGTGCCGACTGAAGCTCCTTAAACAAGAGAGGATCAAAGACTACCTGCTGATGGAGGAGGAGTTCATCAGGAACCAAGAGCAGATGAAGCCACTGGAGGAGAAACAGGAGGTTTGTATCCTTAATCTGTCATTTTGTCCTGTATGAGCAGGCCTGGAATTAGTGTAATGTCTTGGATTTGGACAAATGCAATTCAGTAATGTAATGTGCTGCTGACAGATTAATGAATGATACCAGGAGACTTGTAAGCTAAGTAAAAAGCTCAGCTAAACGGCTTTCTTTTTTGACTGTTTTGGCTACAGGAAGAGAGGTCAAAGGTTGATGACCTGAGGGGGACACCCATGTCAGTGGGAACGTTGGAGGAAATCATTGATGACAACCATGCCATCGTGTCCACATCTGTGGGCTCGGAGCACTATGTCAGCATTCTGTCCTTCGTAGATAAAGACCTTCTAGAACCAGGATGCTCTGTACTCCTCAATCATAAGGTAATATAGAACAAGGTAGCCCATTAGCCTTCAATGAAGCCTCGGTCGAAGAGTTTTTCAGGAAGATGCTAACCAAGGTCACATTATGATGCATAACAAGTAACATCCACATCATCTGCCTATACTGACAAGTGTtctgtttttcattttaaagGTGCATGCAGTCATTGGGGTCCTGATGGATGACACAGACCCCCTGGTGACTGTTATGAAAGTGGAGAAGGCACCACAGGAAACCTATGCAGATATTGGAGGTCTGGACAGTCAGATCCAAGAGATCAAGGTATTCTGTTTATGGTGATAACTGTGGCAAATTCGTTAATTATTTTCGCCATCGTATGATAGTGTTACAAACATACTCATAAAACAATTGGtacataacattcaagtttCTTTAAAAAGTCAGCGACAGAAGTGTGGCTGGATAGTATGGATAGCTGATGAAGCTAAATCTCTAAGTCTTTACCCAGCTCTAAGGCAGTAAATGTGTTCTCCCTCACAGGAATCTGTTGAGCTCCCCCTGACACACCCAGAGTATTATGAAGAGATGGGAATTAAGCCACCCAAAGGAGTCATCTTGTACGGAGCACCTGGGACAGGTATGATGCACACAGTGCAATAGTTTTTTCCCCCGACCAGGTACTTATGATAGACTATAGGGTCTCTCAAACAGTATATACCTCAGTCAGTGATATTGGGTGGAAATACGTAAGATTTATGGGAAATCTTTTAGACTTGACATGTATGATCATTGCTGTTATCAGCCTTCTCTAAAATCCCTTGTATCATTGTCATTTTGAAGGTAAGACGCTTCTAGCTAAAGCTGTGGCCAACCAGACGTCTGCCACATTCCTACGTGTTGTTGGGTCAGAGCTCATCCAGAAGTATCTTGGCGATGGGCCGAAGCTGGTGCGTGAGCTTTTTAGAGTGGCGGAGGAACATGCTCCCTCCATCGTCTTCATTGATGAGATTGAC
Above is a genomic segment from Alosa alosa isolate M-15738 ecotype Scorff River chromosome 19, AALO_Geno_1.1, whole genome shotgun sequence containing:
- the LOC125284501 gene encoding 26S proteasome regulatory subunit 4, whose product is MGQNQSGGHGPGGGKKDDKDKKKKYEPPIPTRVGKRKKKSKGPDAASKLPLVTPHTQCRLKLLKQERIKDYLLMEEEFIRNQEQMKPLEEKQEEERSKVDDLRGTPMSVGTLEEIIDDNHAIVSTSVGSEHYVSILSFVDKDLLEPGCSVLLNHKVHAVIGVLMDDTDPLVTVMKVEKAPQETYADIGGLDSQIQEIKESVELPLTHPEYYEEMGIKPPKGVILYGAPGTGKTLLAKAVANQTSATFLRVVGSELIQKYLGDGPKLVRELFRVAEEHAPSIVFIDEIDAIGTKRYDSNSGGEREIQRTMLELLNQLDGFDSRGDVKVIMATNRIETLDPALIRPGRIDRKIEFPLPDEKTKRRIFQIHTSRMTVADDVTLDDLILAKDDLSGADIKAICTEAGLMALRERRMKVTNEDFKKSKENVLYKKQEGTPEGLYL